One window of the Shewanella maritima genome contains the following:
- a CDS encoding DUF2062 domain-containing protein — protein MPKKFIEKYMPNPEELKNHKYLKVFGNLLHKPNLWALNRKSAPGAFAIGLFAAWIPIPFQMILAAALAIFFNVNLPVSVALVWLTNPVTMPFMFYAAYLLGAKIMGRPEQEFHFEASWAWVESSLSTIGLPFLVGCGVLAVISAIVGYFVMSNLWKYNVLFKWNKRGKYK, from the coding sequence ATGCCAAAAAAATTTATCGAAAAATACATGCCTAACCCGGAAGAACTTAAAAATCATAAGTATCTAAAGGTGTTCGGCAATTTACTCCACAAACCTAATCTTTGGGCACTCAACCGTAAGTCAGCCCCTGGCGCATTTGCGATTGGCCTGTTTGCCGCCTGGATCCCTATTCCGTTTCAAATGATCCTCGCCGCCGCATTAGCCATCTTCTTTAACGTTAATTTACCAGTGTCTGTTGCGCTGGTTTGGTTAACTAACCCGGTTACCATGCCGTTTATGTTCTATGCCGCCTATTTATTGGGCGCAAAAATTATGGGTAGACCAGAGCAAGAATTTCATTTTGAGGCAAGCTGGGCGTGGGTTGAGTCTTCACTTTCAACCATAGGTTTACCCTTTCTTGTCGGCTGCGGCGTGCTAGCCGTTATCAGCGCCATAGTGGGTTACTTTGTGATGTCTAACCTGTGGAAATACAACGTGTTATTTAAGTGGAATAAGCGCGGCAAATACAAATAG
- a CDS encoding ComEC/Rec2 family competence protein, which produces MCFKKAPFISGIMMSLSWLSIVFHGFYSHQTTAKPTQQIFRAEIVSLVNQNRDWISVDVKNLEQTSASKLQGYYRLNWNSAPDVKPGQVWQFSARMKSISAIANQGGFNQQKYFISRHIIGRGSVRRAELIQDNPALVHQFKSDLVVVLSKLANGDVLQALLLGQKTALSDERWRHLRQTGSGHLIAISGLHLSVVFGLFWVIFSKLCKPFAQHNYFAYRAVTLLLPLVMAFIYGYLAGFPVATTRAIIMLFMVVVLSVFNQHASVWDRLLYALFAVLVIDPFAILSSGFYLSFCALAIILLVATGRGAEMRSTLESDKQLDQASVTNPTNLAASENAHVIWRKVKHYGMALWAIQWRLALVLAAVQALLFSTVSVHSMWLNMLFVPWFSLLVIPVAILTLCVWAMFWFINLLGIRIFGHDLVSWHESAELFAIADALLMPFSALLHYSDYLPYALLTVSERQAGLLVLILVIAVSGYLIKQLLLSQLAIPWISLARQQLFTAVRRLYSRKTLGVAAVLVGSAGMLLAFILTNTLPILVAAEPAIKSNLSDKLESGEYKLSPSVNSKLHPSEFIAESKPFSDWQLHVLDVGQGSALVFEIDAQAVIYDTGAKYGDSFTYADRVIVPFLNARGLSHVSHIFISHNDNDHAGGLARLAMLYPQAKIIADDESIKADFGKRVSPCSGFNWQFAQLTFSALQTL; this is translated from the coding sequence ATGTGCTTTAAAAAAGCCCCTTTTATCAGCGGGATCATGATGTCGTTGTCTTGGTTATCCATTGTATTTCATGGTTTTTATTCACATCAGACAACAGCAAAACCAACACAACAAATATTCAGGGCAGAGATAGTATCACTAGTTAACCAAAACCGCGACTGGATTAGTGTTGATGTTAAAAACCTTGAACAAACTAGCGCTAGCAAATTACAGGGTTATTACCGCTTAAACTGGAACAGTGCTCCTGACGTGAAACCTGGTCAGGTATGGCAATTTAGCGCGCGGATGAAAAGTATTAGTGCTATCGCCAATCAAGGTGGCTTTAATCAGCAAAAATACTTCATCAGTAGACATATTATAGGCCGAGGCAGCGTCAGGCGTGCTGAGTTAATCCAAGATAACCCTGCGTTAGTGCATCAATTTAAATCAGACTTGGTTGTAGTACTGTCAAAGCTTGCCAATGGCGATGTGTTGCAAGCGCTGCTTTTAGGTCAAAAGACGGCCTTGTCTGACGAGCGCTGGCGTCATTTAAGGCAAACGGGGAGTGGTCATCTTATTGCCATTTCCGGGCTGCATTTATCTGTGGTTTTTGGACTATTCTGGGTAATCTTTTCCAAACTCTGTAAGCCGTTTGCCCAGCACAACTACTTTGCTTACCGAGCCGTTACGTTATTACTGCCGCTTGTTATGGCGTTTATCTATGGCTACTTAGCTGGGTTTCCGGTCGCAACAACGAGGGCAATTATCATGCTATTTATGGTGGTAGTGCTAAGTGTGTTTAATCAGCATGCCAGTGTATGGGATCGTTTGCTTTATGCCTTGTTCGCCGTGTTGGTCATTGATCCTTTTGCCATATTAAGTAGTGGCTTTTACTTATCGTTTTGCGCATTGGCAATTATTTTGTTGGTAGCTACAGGTCGCGGTGCAGAGATGAGATCAACGCTTGAAAGTGATAAACAACTAGATCAAGCATCTGTTACTAATCCCACCAACCTTGCTGCTAGCGAAAATGCACATGTTATTTGGCGCAAGGTCAAACACTATGGGATGGCATTGTGGGCAATTCAATGGCGCTTAGCTTTGGTATTAGCGGCAGTGCAAGCTTTGTTATTTTCGACTGTGTCGGTTCATAGCATGTGGCTGAACATGTTGTTTGTGCCTTGGTTTAGCTTGCTGGTTATTCCAGTTGCGATTCTAACCTTATGTGTTTGGGCGATGTTCTGGTTTATCAATTTACTTGGGATACGTATATTTGGTCATGATTTAGTCAGTTGGCATGAGTCGGCAGAGTTATTTGCAATTGCTGACGCACTGTTGATGCCATTTAGCGCATTGCTTCACTATTCCGATTACTTACCTTATGCGCTGCTGACGGTATCTGAGCGACAAGCAGGCTTGCTCGTGTTAATTCTGGTGATTGCGGTAAGTGGCTATTTGATCAAACAGCTGCTTTTATCGCAACTTGCTATTCCTTGGATAAGCCTAGCTAGGCAGCAATTATTCACCGCAGTCAGACGTTTATATTCGCGTAAAACGCTTGGGGTTGCTGCAGTGCTAGTTGGCTCGGCGGGTATGCTATTAGCTTTTATTTTGACGAATACGCTCCCCATTCTGGTCGCTGCAGAACCAGCAATAAAATCGAACCTGAGCGACAAGCTTGAAAGCGGTGAATATAAGCTAAGTCCATCGGTAAATTCCAAACTTCATCCCTCTGAATTTATCGCTGAATCTAAACCTTTTTCTGACTGGCAATTACATGTTTTAGATGTCGGGCAAGGGAGCGCCCTGGTGTTTGAGATAGACGCTCAAGCGGTTATCTATGATACAGGCGCAAAATACGGTGACAGCTTTACCTATGCGGACAGAGTGATAGTGCCGTTTTTAAATGCCCGTGGTTTAAGTCATGTCAGCCATATTTTCATTAGCCATAATGATAATGATCACGCGGGTGGTCTAGCTCGATTAGCTATGCTGTATCCGCAAGCGAAGATAATCGCTGATGATGAATCTATAAAGGCAGATTTCGGCAAGCGAGTATCGCCCTGTAGCGGCTTTAATTGGCAGTTTGCTCAGCTAACGTTTAGCGCATTACAGACCCTTTGA
- a CDS encoding ComEC/Rec2 family competence protein yields the protein MAAGDNDSDNNRSCVLLLDDGSSKLLLTGDIETERERGLLANQQIQNVDIMFVPHHGSRTSSTSEFINHTHPKLAVVNAGFANQYGFPKEDVMQRYQSIGAKTLVTGELGQISFNFNQGGYQVSSYRQQMSPFWYNRLFKFGEKVKAE from the coding sequence ATGGCTGCGGGAGATAATGACTCTGACAATAATCGCTCTTGTGTATTATTGCTTGATGATGGCTCGAGTAAACTGCTGTTAACCGGCGATATCGAAACAGAGCGCGAACGAGGTTTGTTAGCCAATCAGCAAATTCAAAATGTCGATATCATGTTTGTGCCTCACCATGGCAGTCGCACCTCATCGACGAGTGAGTTTATCAATCATACCCATCCTAAGCTTGCGGTTGTTAATGCAGGCTTTGCCAATCAGTACGGATTTCCCAAAGAGGACGTCATGCAAAGGTATCAATCTATCGGTGCGAAGACGCTCGTCACTGGAGAGCTTGGTCAAATAAGCTTCAATTTTAATCAGGGCGGTTATCAAGTGAGCAGTTATCGCCAGCAAATGTCACCTTTTTGGTATAACCGTTTGTTTAAATTTGGTGAGAAAGTTAAAGCAGAGTAG
- the msbA gene encoding lipid A export permease/ATP-binding protein MsbA translates to MSSEANNEMWVVFKRLMTYVIPMKSMFIFAVLGLLTYGLVDAAFIAFVKPFIDEGFGQSASNVAGVDLPTHTGFSANNDIMMMAPFVVIVMFTIRGFANFVSTYCVSYISAKLIMDMRQEVFEHYLRLPVSYIDRENSGNLISRVTFDTEQIARASGSALISIVRDTITVVGMLAIMFYYSWKLSLCILVIGPIMGVVISVVSKRFRKVSKQIQSAMGGVTATTEQMIKGHKNVLAFGGQETEMKRFFDVNDRNRYQNMKLAVAQSISQPLIMVIGSFALAFVLYAASWDSMAQELTAGTFAAILGAMLAMLQPIKNLTRVNAEFQRGIAACTTVFELLDTQPEEDKGSFHAERVEGKLTFNQVTFSYPEQETAALKGIDFNVEPGKTVALVGRSGSGKSTIASLITRFYGGLSEGDISIDGTSIYDYQLKSLRNQVALVSQQVTLFNDTIANNIAYAYPGEVTREQIIEAAMLAHAMEFIDELPDGLDTEVGENGVLLSGGQRQRIAIARAMLRNAPILILDEATSALDTESEKAIQQGLDNLRQNRTSIVIAHRLSTIESADEILVVEQGEIMERGTHSELLERNGMYANLYQMQFGE, encoded by the coding sequence ATGTCATCAGAAGCAAATAATGAAATGTGGGTTGTATTCAAACGTTTAATGACGTACGTGATCCCCATGAAATCCATGTTCATCTTTGCGGTGCTTGGCTTGCTTACCTATGGTTTGGTCGATGCGGCGTTCATTGCCTTTGTAAAACCTTTTATTGACGAAGGTTTTGGCCAGTCAGCATCCAATGTTGCAGGTGTTGACCTTCCTACTCATACAGGCTTTAGCGCCAACAACGATATCATGATGATGGCACCCTTTGTGGTGATAGTGATGTTCACTATTCGCGGCTTTGCTAACTTTGTCTCTACTTACTGTGTGTCATATATCAGTGCCAAACTGATTATGGATATGCGTCAAGAAGTATTTGAGCACTACCTGCGTTTACCTGTGAGCTATATTGATCGTGAGAACAGCGGTAACTTGATCTCGCGCGTTACCTTTGACACTGAGCAAATTGCCCGAGCATCAGGCAGCGCTTTGATTTCGATTGTTCGCGATACCATCACAGTAGTTGGTATGCTGGCGATCATGTTCTATTACTCGTGGAAATTATCCCTGTGTATTTTGGTTATCGGCCCAATCATGGGTGTAGTGATCAGTGTGGTGAGTAAGCGTTTTCGTAAGGTGTCTAAGCAAATTCAGTCTGCGATGGGCGGGGTAACCGCCACCACAGAGCAGATGATTAAAGGTCATAAAAATGTGTTGGCCTTTGGCGGTCAAGAAACCGAAATGAAGCGTTTCTTTGACGTGAACGATCGTAACCGTTATCAAAATATGAAGCTTGCCGTTGCCCAATCCATCAGTCAGCCACTAATCATGGTCATTGGCTCGTTTGCGCTAGCGTTTGTACTTTATGCCGCAAGCTGGGACAGCATGGCGCAAGAACTAACAGCTGGTACATTTGCGGCAATTTTGGGCGCTATGCTGGCCATGTTGCAGCCAATTAAGAACTTAACACGAGTAAACGCAGAGTTTCAGCGCGGTATCGCAGCATGTACTACGGTATTTGAGCTGCTGGATACTCAGCCAGAAGAAGATAAAGGCAGTTTTCATGCTGAGCGCGTTGAGGGTAAATTGACCTTTAACCAGGTGACCTTTAGTTATCCCGAGCAAGAAACTGCGGCGCTTAAGGGCATTGATTTTAATGTTGAGCCAGGCAAAACCGTAGCACTGGTTGGTCGTTCAGGCTCGGGTAAATCAACCATTGCGAGCTTGATTACCCGCTTTTACGGCGGTCTATCAGAGGGCGATATTAGCATTGATGGCACCAGCATTTATGACTACCAGCTAAAATCTTTACGTAATCAGGTGGCATTGGTGTCACAGCAGGTAACGCTATTTAATGACACTATCGCGAATAACATCGCCTATGCCTATCCGGGAGAGGTGACCCGCGAGCAAATTATTGAGGCGGCAATGTTGGCCCACGCGATGGAGTTTATTGACGAGCTGCCCGATGGCTTAGATACCGAGGTGGGTGAAAACGGTGTGTTGTTATCAGGCGGTCAACGTCAGCGTATCGCTATTGCTCGCGCCATGTTACGCAACGCACCTATCTTGATTTTAGATGAAGCGACATCTGCACTTGATACTGAGTCAGAAAAAGCCATTCAACAAGGATTAGATAACCTAAGACAAAACCGCACCTCAATCGTAATTGCTCACCGTTTATCAACCATTGAAAGCGCTGACGAAATCTTAGTGGTTGAGCAAGGTGAGATTATGGAGCGCGGCACCCATAGCGAGCTGCTCGAGAGAAATGGCATGTACGCGAATCTTTACCAAATGCAGTTTGGTGAGTAA